Proteins from one Bacteroides mediterraneensis genomic window:
- the rnr gene encoding ribonuclease R — MAKKKKEKKGGKHLKKKELVEMLLNYFRTKPNEAFSLKQLFQALKLTTHPGKMLCVDVVEEMVEDNFLIEIEKGRYKINDKGQILTGTFQRKSNGKNSFIPDDGGEPIFIAERNSAHAMNNDKVKVSLCAKCKKRQLEGQVIEILEHANETFVGVLKVSKNYAFLLTEANTLANDIFIPKDKLKGGKNGDKAVVRITEWPEEAKNPFGEVIDILGKAGDNTTEMHAILAEYGLPYTYPQAVEAAAEKLSAEITPEDYAEREDFRDVVTFTIDPKDAKDFDDALSIRNLKPGLWEVGVHIADVSHYVKEGSIIDKEAVKRATSVYLVDRTIPMLPERLCNFICSLRPDEEKLAYSVIFNMNDKAEVKNFRIRHTVIKSNRRFTYEEAQQIIETGEGDYKEEILELNRLAQILREKRMSAGSINFDRCEVKFEIDENGKPLSVYFKVSKEANKLIEEFMLLANRTVAEYVGKVPKNKKPKVFPYRIHDLPDPDKLDNLNQFIARFGYKIRTGGSKVEVSKSLNHLLTEINGKKEQNLIETVSLRAMQKARYSIYNIGHYGLGFDYYTHFTSPIRRYPDLMVHRLLTRYLAGGRSAQADKYETLCEHSSAMEQTAASAERASVKYKQVEFMGERIGQVYDGVISGVTEWGLYVEINENKCEGMIAMRDLGNDFYEFDEKNYCLIGRRHHQKFSLGDPIKIKVARANLAKKQLDFVLAEE, encoded by the coding sequence ATGGCTAAAAAGAAAAAAGAGAAAAAAGGCGGAAAGCACCTGAAGAAAAAAGAGCTCGTAGAAATGCTGCTCAACTATTTCCGCACAAAGCCGAATGAAGCATTCAGCCTCAAGCAGTTGTTCCAAGCTCTAAAACTCACGACCCATCCGGGAAAAATGCTCTGTGTCGATGTCGTAGAGGAAATGGTGGAAGACAATTTCCTGATTGAAATCGAAAAGGGGCGCTATAAAATCAATGACAAAGGACAGATTCTGACCGGTACCTTCCAGCGGAAGAGTAACGGAAAGAACTCGTTTATCCCCGACGACGGCGGAGAACCGATTTTCATTGCCGAACGTAACTCCGCGCACGCCATGAACAACGACAAAGTGAAAGTGTCCTTGTGTGCCAAATGCAAGAAGCGCCAGCTGGAAGGACAGGTAATCGAGATTTTGGAACATGCCAACGAAACGTTTGTCGGCGTATTGAAAGTCTCCAAGAATTATGCCTTCCTGCTGACAGAAGCCAACACACTGGCCAACGACATCTTTATCCCAAAGGACAAGCTGAAAGGCGGAAAGAACGGCGACAAAGCTGTAGTCCGTATCACCGAATGGCCGGAAGAGGCAAAGAACCCGTTTGGAGAAGTGATTGACATTTTGGGAAAAGCCGGCGACAATACCACCGAAATGCATGCCATCCTGGCCGAATACGGACTGCCTTACACTTATCCGCAGGCTGTGGAAGCGGCTGCTGAAAAACTGTCGGCTGAAATCACACCGGAAGACTATGCCGAACGAGAGGACTTCCGCGACGTGGTGACCTTCACCATCGACCCGAAAGACGCCAAGGACTTCGACGACGCCCTGTCTATCCGCAACCTGAAACCGGGATTGTGGGAGGTAGGCGTACACATCGCCGACGTTTCACATTACGTGAAAGAAGGAAGCATCATCGACAAGGAGGCTGTGAAACGTGCCACTTCCGTCTATTTGGTCGACCGCACCATCCCGATGCTGCCGGAACGGTTGTGCAACTTCATCTGCTCTCTGCGACCGGACGAGGAAAAGCTGGCTTACTCTGTCATCTTCAACATGAACGACAAGGCCGAAGTGAAGAATTTCCGTATCCGCCACACCGTCATCAAGTCCAACCGCCGCTTCACATACGAAGAAGCACAACAGATTATTGAAACGGGAGAAGGTGACTATAAGGAAGAAATTCTGGAACTGAACCGTCTGGCTCAGATTCTGCGAGAGAAACGAATGAGTGCCGGCTCCATCAACTTCGACCGTTGCGAGGTGAAATTCGAGATTGACGAAAACGGGAAACCGCTCAGCGTGTATTTCAAGGTTTCCAAGGAAGCCAACAAGCTGATTGAGGAATTCATGCTGCTGGCCAACCGTACCGTGGCCGAATACGTCGGGAAGGTACCCAAGAACAAGAAGCCGAAGGTATTCCCTTATCGTATCCACGACCTTCCGGACCCCGACAAGCTGGACAACCTGAACCAGTTCATCGCCCGCTTCGGTTACAAAATCCGTACGGGAGGCAGCAAGGTGGAGGTCTCCAAGTCACTCAACCACCTGCTCACGGAAATCAACGGCAAGAAGGAACAGAACCTGATAGAAACAGTTTCCTTGCGTGCCATGCAGAAGGCCCGTTACTCCATCTACAACATCGGACACTACGGACTGGGATTTGATTATTACACCCACTTCACCTCTCCTATCCGCCGTTACCCGGACCTGATGGTACATCGTCTGCTCACCCGCTACCTGGCAGGAGGACGGAGTGCACAGGCCGACAAATACGAAACCTTGTGCGAACACAGTTCGGCCATGGAACAGACAGCCGCCAGTGCGGAACGTGCTTCCGTGAAATACAAACAAGTGGAATTCATGGGCGAACGTATCGGACAAGTCTACGATGGAGTCATTTCCGGAGTCACAGAATGGGGGCTTTACGTGGAAATCAATGAAAACAAATGCGAGGGCATGATTGCCATGCGTGATTTGGGCAACGACTTCTACGAGTTCGACGAAAAGAACTACTGCCTCATCGGACGCCGCCATCACCAGAAGTTCAGCCTCGGCGACCCGATTAAGATTAAAGTGGCCCGTGCCAACTTGGCCAAGAAACAGCTGGATTTTGTATTGGCTGAAGAATAA
- a CDS encoding serine O-acetyltransferase, producing MSPTDYTHILTKAVDELSDNQSYRGLFHQHREGEPLPSGKSLERIVELARAILFPGYFGNSTINSQTINYHIGVNIEELFSLLIEQIQAGLCFGVENEGQCDCQSPCRATATQLAAEFISRLPEIRRILATDVEAAYYGDPAATCFGEIICCYPVIRAVTNYRIAHELYRLNVPLIPRIITEMAHSETGIDIHPGAQIGHHFTIDHGTGVVIGATCIIGNHVKLYQGVTLGAKSFPCDEQGNPIKGIPRHPILEDNVIVYSNATILGRITIGEGATIGGNIWVTESVPAGARIVQRKSKENKG from the coding sequence ATGAGTCCAACTGATTACACGCATATACTGACTAAGGCCGTTGACGAACTTTCCGATAACCAATCCTACCGGGGACTGTTCCATCAGCATCGGGAAGGGGAACCGCTCCCCTCGGGAAAATCGCTGGAACGGATTGTGGAACTGGCACGTGCCATCCTGTTTCCCGGCTATTTCGGAAACTCGACCATCAACAGCCAGACCATCAACTACCACATCGGGGTCAACATCGAAGAGCTGTTTTCCCTGCTCATCGAACAGATACAGGCCGGACTGTGCTTCGGCGTGGAAAACGAGGGACAATGTGACTGTCAGTCTCCCTGCCGGGCCACAGCGACCCAACTGGCGGCGGAGTTCATCAGCCGTCTGCCGGAAATCCGTCGCATCCTGGCCACAGACGTAGAGGCTGCCTACTACGGTGACCCTGCCGCCACGTGCTTCGGGGAAATCATCTGCTGTTATCCGGTCATCCGGGCCGTGACCAACTACCGGATTGCCCACGAACTTTACCGGCTCAATGTTCCTCTCATTCCACGAATCATCACCGAAATGGCCCATTCCGAAACAGGTATCGACATCCATCCGGGGGCCCAAATCGGACACCACTTCACCATTGACCACGGCACAGGTGTGGTCATCGGAGCAACTTGCATCATCGGTAACCACGTGAAGCTGTATCAGGGAGTTACTCTGGGGGCCAAGAGCTTCCCCTGCGACGAGCAAGGGAATCCTATCAAAGGCATTCCCCGCCACCCGATACTGGAAGACAATGTGATTGTCTATTCCAACGCCACCATCCTGGGACGCATCACCATCGGCGAAGGTGCCACCATCGGCGGTAACATCTGGGTGACGGAAAGCGTACCTGCCGGTGCCCGCATCGTACAGCGGAAGAGCAAGGAAAACAAAGGATAA
- the fucO gene encoding lactaldehyde reductase, translating into MYRMILNETSYFGAGCREAIATEAARRGFKKAFFVTDKDLIRFHVADKVIEVFEKAGIPYEVYSDVKANPTIANVQHGVTAFKASGADFIVALGGGSSIDTAKGIGIVVNNPEFADVRSLEGVADTRHKAVPTFALPTTAGTAAEVTINYVIIDEAATKKMVCVDPNDIPSVAIVDPELMYSMPKGLTAATGMDALTHAIESYITPGAWMMSDMFELKAIEMIAKHLKAAVDNGSDPVAREAMSQAQYIAGMGFSNVGLGIVHSMAHPLGAHYDTPHGVANALLLPYVMEYNAESPAAPKYLDIAKAMGVDTTGMSEAEGVKAAVEAVRQLSLSIGIPQKLHEIGVKEGDLHQLAIDAFNDVCTGGNPRPTSVEEIEALYHKAF; encoded by the coding sequence ATGTACAGAATGATTTTGAATGAGACCTCCTATTTTGGAGCCGGATGTCGTGAAGCGATTGCTACAGAAGCTGCTCGCAGAGGTTTCAAGAAAGCTTTTTTTGTGACAGACAAAGACCTGATTCGTTTTCATGTAGCCGATAAGGTGATTGAAGTGTTCGAAAAGGCAGGTATTCCTTACGAAGTATACAGTGATGTGAAGGCCAATCCGACCATTGCCAATGTGCAGCATGGGGTGACTGCCTTTAAGGCTTCCGGAGCTGATTTCATCGTGGCACTGGGTGGCGGCTCTTCCATTGATACGGCCAAAGGTATTGGTATCGTAGTAAACAATCCGGAATTTGCTGATGTACGCTCATTGGAAGGAGTGGCCGATACACGTCATAAGGCAGTCCCGACTTTCGCTCTTCCTACTACAGCCGGAACGGCTGCCGAGGTAACGATTAACTACGTGATTATCGATGAGGCGGCTACCAAGAAAATGGTGTGTGTAGACCCGAACGATATTCCGTCGGTAGCTATCGTTGACCCTGAGCTGATGTATTCCATGCCAAAGGGACTGACCGCTGCAACGGGGATGGATGCCTTGACCCATGCCATTGAAAGTTACATTACTCCGGGAGCCTGGATGATGTCGGACATGTTCGAACTGAAGGCCATTGAAATGATTGCCAAGCACCTGAAAGCTGCTGTAGACAATGGCAGTGATCCGGTGGCTCGTGAGGCCATGTCGCAGGCACAGTACATTGCCGGAATGGGATTCAGCAACGTGGGACTGGGAATCGTTCATTCTATGGCTCATCCGTTGGGAGCACACTATGATACTCCGCATGGAGTAGCCAATGCGTTATTGTTGCCTTATGTCATGGAATACAACGCGGAATCTCCGGCTGCACCTAAGTACTTGGACATTGCCAAAGCCATGGGGGTGGATACCACTGGCATGAGCGAAGCCGAAGGGGTAAAGGCAGCGGTAGAAGCTGTCCGCCAGCTTTCTTTGAGCATCGGTATTCCGCAGAAGTTGCATGAGATTGGAGTGAAAGAGGGGGATTTGCACCAGCTGGCCATCGATGCGTTCAATGATGTCTGCACGGGAGGTAATCCGCGTCCGACTTCAGTAGAAGAAATTGAAGCACTTTACCATAAGGCTTTCTAG
- the rhaD gene encoding rhamnulose-1-phosphate aldolase, translating into MKSILEGRSGLAREINKVAEVAGYLWQKGWAERNGGNITINVTEFVDDEIRQMPAISEPKPIGAVLPHLKDCYFFCKGTQKRMRDLARWPMENGSVIRICDDCASYVIIADQPVVPTSEVASHLTVHNTLVAEGGQKKATVHTHPIELVAMSHTKKFLEKDVLTNLLWSMIPETKAFCPRGLGIVPYQMPSSVELADATLKELDDYDVVMWEKHGVFAVGTDVMDAFDQIDVLTKAAQIYINARCMGFEPDGMTKEQMQELTDVFHLPK; encoded by the coding sequence ATGAAATCGATTCTTGAGGGACGTTCGGGCTTGGCGCGCGAAATCAATAAGGTAGCCGAAGTGGCTGGCTATTTGTGGCAAAAAGGATGGGCCGAACGTAACGGTGGAAATATTACGATTAATGTGACGGAGTTTGTAGATGATGAAATCCGCCAGATGCCGGCCATCAGTGAGCCGAAACCCATTGGGGCAGTGTTGCCGCATTTGAAAGACTGTTATTTCTTTTGCAAAGGTACTCAGAAACGTATGCGTGATTTGGCTCGCTGGCCGATGGAAAACGGTTCAGTAATCCGTATCTGTGATGACTGCGCCAGCTATGTGATTATTGCCGACCAGCCGGTGGTGCCGACTTCTGAAGTGGCTTCCCACCTGACGGTGCACAATACACTGGTTGCGGAAGGTGGTCAGAAAAAAGCGACTGTACATACACATCCTATTGAACTGGTGGCTATGAGCCATACGAAAAAGTTCTTGGAAAAAGATGTGCTGACTAATCTTTTGTGGAGTATGATTCCGGAAACGAAGGCATTTTGTCCACGTGGACTGGGTATTGTACCTTATCAGATGCCGAGCTCGGTAGAATTGGCGGATGCTACGTTGAAAGAATTGGACGATTATGACGTGGTGATGTGGGAAAAACATGGAGTGTTTGCCGTAGGTACAGACGTAATGGATGCTTTCGACCAGATTGATGTGTTGACAAAAGCAGCTCAGATTTATATCAATGCCCGTTGCATGGGATTCGAGCCTGACGGAATGACGAAAGAACAGATGCAGGAACTGACGGACGTGTTCCATCTTCCTAAATAA
- a CDS encoding L-rhamnose/proton symporter RhaT: MEIVVGLLIIAVGAFCQSSCYVPINKIKDWSWESYWTVQGVFAWLIFPFLGALLAVPDGHSLFEVYAAHPADTLWAMFFGVLWGVGGLTFGLSMRYLGVALGQSVSLGTCAGLGTILTPVFTGHTEELTLPVIAGVIMTLLGIGIIGYAGNMKSVSLNEEEKKKAVKDFNFTKGIFVALLAGFMSACFSIGLGFGQSLCFPESAEVYKTLPATLMVTAGGFLTNMVYCFYQNAKNKTWNDYGKTSLYVNNLLFCALAGVLWYSQFFGLSLGKGFLVASPVLLTFSWCILMSLNVTFSNVWGIILKEWKGCSSKTIWILVLGLVVLIVSSFLPQLLK, encoded by the coding sequence ATGGAAATCGTTGTCGGATTGTTGATTATTGCCGTCGGTGCATTCTGCCAGTCGAGCTGCTATGTGCCGATCAATAAAATAAAAGATTGGAGCTGGGAATCGTATTGGACTGTGCAGGGTGTATTTGCCTGGCTTATATTCCCTTTTCTGGGAGCATTGCTGGCTGTTCCGGACGGGCACAGTCTTTTTGAAGTTTATGCGGCTCACCCTGCCGATACGCTGTGGGCGATGTTTTTCGGTGTACTTTGGGGAGTAGGAGGACTGACTTTCGGGTTAAGTATGCGTTACTTGGGAGTAGCCTTGGGGCAGTCTGTTTCACTGGGTACGTGTGCGGGATTGGGTACGATTTTAACCCCTGTTTTCACTGGTCATACAGAGGAGCTTACCCTACCGGTCATTGCCGGCGTGATAATGACTTTACTAGGTATTGGTATCATTGGGTATGCCGGAAATATGAAATCTGTCAGTCTGAATGAAGAAGAAAAGAAAAAAGCTGTGAAAGATTTCAATTTTACCAAAGGAATTTTTGTAGCTTTACTGGCCGGTTTCATGAGTGCTTGCTTCAGTATCGGACTGGGATTCGGACAGAGCTTGTGCTTCCCGGAAAGTGCAGAAGTGTACAAGACTTTGCCGGCCACTCTCATGGTGACAGCCGGAGGTTTCCTGACCAACATGGTGTATTGTTTTTATCAGAATGCGAAGAACAAGACATGGAATGATTATGGAAAAACCTCCTTGTATGTGAACAATCTGCTGTTCTGTGCGCTGGCAGGGGTGTTGTGGTACAGTCAGTTCTTCGGGCTGAGCCTGGGAAAAGGATTCCTGGTGGCTTCGCCGGTATTGCTGACATTCTCCTGGTGTATTCTGATGTCGCTGAACGTGACATTTTCAAACGTATGGGGAATCATCTTAAAGGAATGGAAGGGATGTTCTTCAAAGACCATCTGGATACTGGTATTAGGACTGGTGGTGCTGATTGTATCTTCTTTCCTTCCACAGCTATTGAAATAA
- a CDS encoding L-rhamnose isomerase codes for MKEQLIINAYAVAKERYAKLGIDTDAVMNTLQSVPLSMHCWQADDVTGFESKGSLTGGIQATGNYPGKARNIEELRADILKAASLVPGKHRLNLHEIYGEFGGQFVDRDQVEVKHFEGWMQWSKEHGMKLDFNSTSFSHPKSGNLSLANPDKSIRDFWIEHTKRCRAIAEEMGKRQNDSCIMNLWVHDGSKDITVNRMKYRALLKDSLDQIFAQSYDHMKDCIESKVFGIGLESYTVGSNDFYIGYGVQHQKLITLDTGHFHPTESVADKVSSLLLYVPELMLHVSRPVRWDSDHVTIMNDDTLDLCKEIVRCDALNRVHIGLDYFDASINRIGAYVIGMRATQKCLLQALLEPLTTLRDYEETDRGFQRLALLEECKSLPWAAVWDMFCLKNDVPVGEEYIAEVEKYEVEVTSKRK; via the coding sequence ATGAAAGAACAACTGATTATCAATGCGTATGCAGTAGCGAAAGAACGCTATGCCAAATTGGGTATCGATACAGATGCTGTAATGAACACTTTGCAGTCGGTTCCTCTGTCCATGCACTGCTGGCAGGCAGACGACGTGACTGGTTTTGAATCAAAAGGTTCCTTGACCGGAGGAATCCAAGCTACTGGAAACTATCCGGGAAAGGCTCGTAACATTGAAGAACTGCGTGCGGATATTCTGAAAGCCGCTTCCTTGGTACCGGGCAAGCATCGCTTGAACTTGCACGAGATTTACGGAGAATTTGGCGGTCAGTTTGTAGACCGTGACCAGGTAGAAGTAAAGCATTTTGAAGGATGGATGCAGTGGTCGAAAGAGCACGGCATGAAACTGGATTTCAACTCTACTTCTTTCTCTCATCCGAAGTCAGGTAACTTGTCTTTGGCCAATCCGGACAAGAGCATCCGCGATTTCTGGATTGAACATACCAAACGCTGCCGTGCCATTGCGGAAGAAATGGGTAAGCGTCAGAACGATTCTTGTATCATGAACTTGTGGGTACATGATGGAAGCAAGGACATCACGGTGAACCGCATGAAGTACCGTGCATTGTTGAAAGATTCTCTGGATCAGATTTTTGCACAGTCCTACGACCACATGAAAGACTGCATCGAATCAAAGGTATTCGGTATCGGTCTGGAAAGTTATACTGTAGGTTCCAATGATTTCTATATCGGCTATGGAGTACAGCATCAGAAACTGATTACATTGGATACCGGTCACTTCCATCCGACAGAAAGTGTGGCCGACAAGGTTTCTTCTTTGTTGTTGTATGTGCCGGAACTGATGTTGCACGTCAGCCGTCCGGTTCGTTGGGATTCCGACCATGTAACCATCATGAACGACGATACACTCGACTTGTGCAAGGAAATCGTCCGTTGCGATGCTTTGAACCGTGTGCATATCGGTTTGGACTATTTCGATGCTTCCATCAACCGTATCGGTGCGTATGTAATCGGTATGCGTGCTACGCAGAAGTGTCTGTTGCAGGCCCTGCTCGAACCGTTGACTACGCTGCGTGATTACGAAGAAACCGATCGTGGTTTCCAGCGTCTGGCTTTGTTGGAAGAATGTAAGTCATTGCCTTGGGCTGCCGTATGGGATATGTTCTGCCTGAAGAACGATGTACCGGTAGGCGAGGAATACATTGCCGAGGTTGAAAAATATGAGGTAGAAGTTACTTCCAAGAGAAAATAA
- a CDS encoding rhamnulokinase family protein, translating into MNSNYFIAFDLGATSGRTILGTLTGEILTLEEVSRFSNQMLQLNGHFYWNIFSLYENLKKGLAAVAQKKIPVTSIGIDTWGVDFAFVNEEGALIGLPYAYRDSQTIGKKEEFFEKVMPAEALYAKTGIQHMDFNSIFQLYALKQRKDFGLMHAHRLLFMPDALSYLLTGSMVAEYTIASTSQLLNPETRQLDESLLEVLGVSKSLFAGMVAPGTKVGVLTKDLCEELQIEAVPVIAVAGHDTASAVAAIPAADKNFAYLSSGTWSLMGIETEGPVVNEKTSHYNIMNEGGVDGTIRLLKNITGMWIVEQCLKKWHKEGTDYTYPQMVGLAQAARPFVCFIDPDDPGFINPQDMPKAICEYCIHTGQVVPQTHGEFIRVIFESLALKYREVLDVFRELSANPIEKLHIIGGGSRNKLLNQFTSNAISLPVVAGPSEASSIGNIMLQAKAAGVISSLQEMRNVISANVQLEYFSPAEAAVWNGAYQKYKVIIKK; encoded by the coding sequence ATGAATTCCAACTATTTTATTGCATTTGATTTAGGAGCAACCAGTGGTCGGACCATCTTGGGAACATTGACTGGTGAGATACTGACACTGGAAGAGGTGAGTCGTTTCTCGAATCAGATGCTTCAACTGAATGGACATTTTTACTGGAATATTTTTTCTTTGTATGAGAACCTGAAAAAAGGACTGGCTGCCGTGGCGCAGAAGAAAATACCTGTCACTTCTATTGGTATTGATACGTGGGGAGTAGATTTTGCGTTTGTCAACGAAGAGGGGGCTCTTATTGGATTGCCGTATGCCTATCGTGATTCGCAGACTATCGGTAAAAAGGAAGAATTCTTTGAAAAGGTGATGCCGGCGGAAGCGTTGTATGCGAAGACAGGCATTCAGCACATGGATTTCAACAGCATTTTCCAATTGTACGCGTTGAAGCAGCGGAAGGATTTCGGTTTGATGCATGCCCATCGTCTGCTTTTCATGCCGGATGCGCTTTCGTATTTGCTGACCGGGAGCATGGTGGCGGAATATACCATTGCTTCCACTTCTCAGCTGCTGAATCCTGAAACACGTCAGCTGGACGAAAGCTTGCTGGAAGTGCTGGGAGTAAGTAAGTCGTTGTTTGCCGGAATGGTGGCACCAGGGACAAAAGTGGGAGTGCTTACCAAGGATTTGTGTGAGGAACTGCAAATTGAAGCAGTACCGGTAATTGCTGTGGCCGGACATGACACGGCTTCGGCTGTAGCGGCTATTCCTGCGGCTGATAAGAATTTTGCTTATCTGAGTTCGGGTACCTGGTCGCTGATGGGAATTGAAACAGAGGGTCCGGTAGTAAACGAGAAAACTTCACATTATAATATTATGAATGAAGGTGGAGTGGATGGTACCATCCGTCTGTTGAAGAATATTACGGGTATGTGGATAGTGGAACAATGTCTGAAGAAATGGCATAAGGAAGGAACCGATTATACGTATCCGCAGATGGTGGGACTGGCTCAGGCTGCCCGTCCGTTTGTATGTTTCATTGATCCGGATGACCCGGGATTTATCAATCCGCAGGATATGCCGAAGGCCATCTGTGAATATTGCATCCACACCGGACAGGTGGTTCCGCAGACGCATGGCGAGTTTATCCGTGTCATCTTTGAGAGTCTGGCTTTGAAATACCGGGAGGTGCTTGATGTGTTTCGGGAACTGTCGGCCAATCCGATTGAGAAACTGCACATCATTGGGGGTGGTTCACGCAACAAGCTATTGAACCAGTTTACGTCCAATGCCATCAGCTTGCCGGTGGTGGCTGGACCGAGTGAGGCTTCTTCCATCGGCAACATCATGCTTCAGGCAAAGGCTGCCGGGGTGATAAGCTCTTTGCAGGAGATGCGGAATGTAATTTCAGCTAATGTACAGCTTGAGTATTTTTCACCTGCTGAGGCAGCGGTGTGGAACGGGGCTTATCAGAAATATAAAGTAATCATTAAAAAATAA
- a CDS encoding AraC family transcriptional regulator: MEKHSINYKYLIRSPRDIDWGITVNTVGSEPVPPNYPIYPPRTGHPDAFYFTPSRGRVLDSYQLLYITRGKGYFYPTPDTFIEIKEGDILILQPHVWHSYFPDKKTGWQEYWIGFQGVNMDSRFQNNFFAKDQVVYHIGVQDSIVQLYEQAIHVAMEEKSACQQYLAGIANLILGMTMYYSQNYEFDNKATEQIGKAKVFIRENLLKGIGPEEVADALHMSYSWFRKLFKEYTGLSPAHYIQELKIQQAKDLLATTQRTTKEIAYYLNFDDIPYFTKVFKKYTGYTPQTYRQKFGRG, encoded by the coding sequence ATGGAAAAACACAGCATAAACTATAAATACCTGATACGAAGCCCACGAGACATTGACTGGGGTATCACAGTGAATACGGTAGGTTCGGAGCCCGTCCCTCCCAACTACCCCATCTATCCCCCTCGTACCGGACATCCCGACGCATTTTACTTTACCCCCTCACGCGGAAGAGTACTTGACAGCTACCAGCTACTTTACATCACCCGGGGAAAAGGTTATTTCTATCCTACTCCCGACACATTTATAGAAATCAAGGAAGGCGATATACTGATTCTCCAGCCTCACGTATGGCACAGCTATTTCCCTGACAAGAAAACCGGCTGGCAAGAATATTGGATTGGCTTTCAAGGAGTCAATATGGACAGCCGTTTCCAGAATAATTTTTTTGCCAAAGACCAGGTGGTGTACCACATCGGCGTGCAAGACAGCATCGTACAACTCTACGAACAGGCCATCCACGTGGCTATGGAAGAAAAATCAGCCTGCCAGCAGTACTTGGCCGGCATTGCCAACCTCATTTTGGGGATGACCATGTATTACTCCCAAAACTATGAGTTCGACAATAAAGCCACCGAACAAATCGGCAAAGCCAAGGTATTCATCCGCGAGAACCTGTTGAAAGGTATCGGCCCGGAAGAAGTGGCCGACGCCCTGCACATGAGTTATTCGTGGTTCCGCAAACTGTTCAAGGAATACACCGGACTCTCTCCAGCACACTATATCCAGGAACTGAAAATCCAGCAGGCCAAAGATTTGCTGGCTACCACCCAGCGGACTACAAAGGAAATAGCCTACTACCTGAACTTTGACGATATCCCCTACTTTACAAAAGTCTTCAAGAAATATACGGGATATACCCCACAAACCTATCGGCAGAAATTCGGACGAGGATAA